The genomic DNA AAGCCCTCAGCCCCGGCCAACGGCCGGGGTTTGTGAATGGCCATGATGGCGGCCTGAAAGGTCGCGAGATTGGGCAAGGCTCGCAGGATCAATCAGCGCGTATTTTTCCGGCGAGTCCGTGTTACCAAGATGACCGTGATGCCGGTTTCATCTGCTCACGTCTCGCGTCCCTTCAGGCCGCCGTGCCCTGCGCACGAAAAACCCCGGCCGATGGCCGGGGCTGAGGACTTGCCGCGCCGTTGGCGCTTGAAGGCAAATGCTGCTCCTTACGCTTTCAATGTGCCGGAGCAGCCGCCGGGGCGTCTTTCCGCGAGAACTCCGCGGTATTGCTCAGGTACCAGATCGTCGCGCTGCTGGCGATGACAGCGAAGAGGACGATCATGGTGAGCAGCATGCCGAAACAGGATTTCATCGGGGTGGGGAAAGGATGATCAGCTTTCGGCAGGTCCGGCAAGGTCGGGTTTCAGGCCAGGCGCAGGAGGGCGGCGAAGGCTCCGTCGGTGCCATCGCGCTGGGGCAGGGCCTGGTGGGTGCCTTCCAGGGACAGCTCGGGGTGATCGGCGAGGAGGGCTTCGATGAGGCCGGTGTTTTCCTCGGCTTCGATGGAGCAGGTGGAATAGACGAGGCGGCCGCCGGGCTTGAGGCAGGGGAGGGCGTTCTCGATGATCTGGCGCTGGAGCTTGGTGAGCTCGGTGATGTCGGAGGGCTTGATGCGCCAGCGGACATCGACGCGACGGCGGAAGACGCCGGTGTTCGAGCAGGGGACGTCGAGGAGGATGGCATCGAAGGAGGCGTGCCACTTGGCCGGTGCGGGGGTGCTCCAGTCGTGGCAGTCGATCTCGGTGTCCTTGATGTGGAGACGCTCGAGGTTTTCGCGGAGGCGCGGGAGGCGCTTTTCGTTCGAGTCGGTGCAGATGAGGTCCTTGCCGCCTCTTTGAGCAGCGGCGATGAGGAAGGCCTTGCCGCCGGGGGCGGCGCAGGCATCGAGGATGCGCTCGCCGGGGCGTGGGTCTAACAGGTCGACGCAATGGCGGGTTGCGGGGTCCTGGATGTAGATGGCGCCGGAGGCGAGCAGTTGGGTCGGGATGGGGCCTTCGATTTGGAAGAAGCCATCAGGGAGGTCGGGGACGGTTGTTTCTTCGTCTTCTTCCTGGCTACGGGGCGCAGGTGGGAGATCGGCGCTGGCGGGAGCCAAGGGATTGATCCGCGCGATGGTTGGCGCGGGCTGGTTGTTGAAGAGCATCAGCTCGATCGCCTCGTCTTTCCCGTAGGCCTTCTTCCAGCGCTTCAGCAGCCAGTCCGGATGCGAGCAGGCGACGGCGGGCGGGACTTCGGAAAGATCGAGCAGCTTCTTCTTCGTCGCGGCGGCGCGGCGCATCACTGCATTGATGAGGCCACGGCTGGCGCTCTTGCCGAGTTCCACGGTTTCGAAGACGGCGGCGTGGTCGGGGAGCTCCAGGATGAGGAGTTGGCAGAGGCCGACGCGGAGGATGTCCCGCGTCTCGTCATCCAGCTTCCCCTTGCGAAGCTCGCCGATCCAGTGGTCCAGCAGCCGCAGGTTCCGCAGCACGCCGAGCACGATCGCATTCAGCAGCGCCCGGTCCGCGGAGGAGAGGTCATTCCGCGAGGCATGGCGCTCGATGAGGTTTTCGGCGTAGGCGTGGCCCTTCGTCCATGCACGGAGAATGGAGACGGCAGCGCGGCGCGGGGATTTCATGAAGAAGATTTTAGAGGCCAGAAACCAGAGACCAGAGGAAAGGCCCGGGGAAGGGGAGGGAAGGCTGGTGGGACGGAGGTTTCAAGCTTTGTGCAAGAGAAATGACGAATGACTTAAATAAGTGAATTGCGGAAGCCGCAAGGTTGCAGAACAAAGACGAATTGCGGGCCATTAGGCATGATGCGGCAATGCACGAGAGGGCTCGAGATGCTACGAGCTGATGGGAACTGACGAAACTTATTGCGTGATCTTGGTGTGAAGTTTCTTAGGACATCTCAAACAATTAAGCCTCGTTCTTGGCGATGAGCCACGGGATGCCAAACGCAAAATAATCGAACGTTCATCGGTTTGCGGGGTTCGTCGAAGCTGACCGAAAATTGAATGGCTGGCTTTGAGCGTGGGTCTACAATAACAGGCTAACAGGTAACATCATGACTATCTTTCGCCGTCCCATCCGAGATTTGGTAGTGTGGTTTGTTTTTGCCGCGGCGGCGGCTTACTCTCTTTATAAGGGGCTTCAGTTCTCTTTTGCAGCATGCTCATTGGTGTGCCTCGGAATCACATGGAAGAAGTACACGATACAGATCTTCGATTTGGTCAAAGGCCGCCTTGCTCGAATTTCGCAAGCGAAGTTTGGCGACCTTTCAATAACAGCCGATCCCGCCGATCCTGTGTTGCGGGCGCTGTCCAAAATCATCGAATCGCAGCCTTGGATGGCCTCGTTGATCGAAGGGCTCGGCTCGTCACACCTTTCATTGCTGGCGCTCGCAAATGATAACCCGGGGCATAAGGCCCACACCGGGCAAGAGGCAGTGTATCGTGACCTTCGAGCGCGAGGCATGATCAGCTCGAATGGGCCAATTGGCCAAGGCGGCGAAGTTTCGCCTACTAGTTTGGGCAAGCAAGTTCTAGAAACACTTCGTTCCCTTCGGGCTGACCTAGCTCAAATTGATCAGAATCCGGAAGAGAGCAATCAACAGTCACGCGTCTAACTTCGTCCCGAGAATAAGGATGCGGGGCGAGGGGCGTGGGTCTTCTACGACGCTTGCCTCGCAGGAGTAGTTCGGTCGCACGACAATATCGATGTGGCAATTTTCGAGAGAATGTCGTCGTCGTGCAAAAGGGAAGGGAGATGAGATGCCGTGATGACCAAGATCGTTTCCTTATACCGGAATATCTCGTTCTGTGGGTCCTGCTCGTTCTCGCCGAAACAATCTAGATTCCCTCCCACCTGTCTCGGGTCGCCGTCGCCTTCGTCCATTCGCGAGAACGGATGTCTAAGCAGAACCGCTGGAACTGTTCTGAGACTTACTCCTCCGTGATGAAGGTTTCCGGTAGCGAGATCCACCCCTTCCGTTCCATCTAGCATGAAGAGAGGAGCGTTTGTGACAATGACGGGAAGGTAATACCGCTCCAGGTATCCGAAGCTCTTTTCTGCTACTTTCCTCTTCTCTTCTGCAATGAGGCCCAAGGTGGCTCTGCACGCTTGGATGGCCGCATCGTTTAGTGCCGTGCCGCCTCGCTCTCTCTGATCGGACACCTCCACCCACATTCCAGCATCCGAGACTGGCAGAATTGTCAAAGAGTGTCCTGTATCGTTGATGCTCGCCCAACAAGAATTCAGCACAGCAGACGAGTATGGACTGTTCTTGCCGACGTAAGTGCGCCGAAAAATTCTCACCTGTTGGCGATTCTGGCGCTGGATGGCGGGAAGAAAAATGAGCTTCCGAGTTCCGAGGTAAGCCCGTTTGCATTCGATCGCCAAAGTGATTTCGACCCCTCCTATCATAGGACCTTCAAGAGAGCATCGAGCGATAATGTCTGCTCTCAACTGCTGCCCGAACACGAGAGGATACTCCTCGATAACGTCGTCTACGTATAGATGGTGCCCTGGCCTACGCCGCGGGCCAGTCATCTCCTGCAGCAGCAAGCGAATAACGGCCTGATGTAGAAATGTGCCTTCATTATTCGCAACTCGAACGATCCGGGCAACTTCGGCGTCACTGCTTCCGTTCATTCGGCTAACAAAAAGCAAAGCGGGAGTCTCCTCCAGCGCATTCGTCCAGTTGTCGTTTTGTCAAAGCACCATCAGAGCTGGTGACGGAGCAAAGAAAAAGAGGCGCGGGCTGGTGCCCGCGCCTCTTGATTGAAGTCTTGTTTCTGGACTCTGGTCTCTGGCTGCTGCCTGAGATCAGCGGCCGATGGAGATGTATTCGAGGCCGGCGGCCTTGGCGTCCTTGGGGTCGATGAGGTTGCGGCCGTCGAAGACGAGGGGGGTGCGGAGGCGCTTCTTGATCTCGTGGAGGTCGGCCTTGGCGTAGGCGGGCCATTCGGTGCCGATGACCAGGGCGTCGGCGCCGTCGAGGGTCTCATACATGTCCGTATGGTAGCTGATGCTGCCGGTGAGTTCGCCGAACTTCTGGGCGGTGCCGAGGGCTTCCGGGTCGGTGGCGGCGACGACGGCACCTTCGGAGAGCATCTTCTGGCAGAGCTTGATGGCGACGGACTCGCGGACGTCGTCGGTGTTCTGCTTGAAGGCGAGACCCCAGAGGGCGATCTTCTTCTCGCGGAAGACCCAGAGCTTCTCGCGGATCTTGGCGAGGAAGCGGTCGAGCTGGTCGAAGTTGATCTTCTCGACTTCCTTGAGCAGGCCGAAGGGCTGGCCGAGGGATTCGGAGATGTGGATGAAGGCCTTGATGTCCTTCGGGAAGCAGGAGCCGCCGTAGCCGAGGCCGGCATTCAGGAAGGAGCGGCCGATGCGCTTGTCCATGCCGATGCCTTCGGCGACCTTTTCCACGTCGGCACCGGAGGCCTCGCAGATATTCGCCACGGCATTGATGTAGGAGATCTTCAGCGCGAGGAAGGAGTTCGCGGCGTGCTTGATGAGCTCGGCAGAGTTGATGTCGGTGACGAGCACCGGAGCGACGAAGGGCTCATAGATCTTCTGCATGTAGGCGAGCGCGCGGTCGTCATTCGAGCCGATCACGACGCGGTCGGGATGCAGCAGGTCATCGACAGCGCAGCCTTCGCGAAGGAACTCTGGATTGGAGACGACGCCGAACTCGACACCGGCGGGGGCGTAGCGGCGGACGGTCTGCTCGACCTTGTCGCCGGTCTTCACGGGCACGGTGGACTTGTCGACGATGACGCGGTAGCCGAGCTCCGGGGTGAGGCACTGGGCGATCTCGCGGGCGACCTTTTCGATGAAGGAGAGGTCGACGGAGCCGTCCGGCTGGGGCGGAGTGGGGACGGCGATGAAGATCACCTCGCCACTTTTGACGCCTTCCTCGGTGGAGGTGGTGAACTTGAGGCGGCCGGCGGCCACATTCGACTTCACGAGTTCCTCAAGGCCGGGCTCATAGATGGGCACCTTGCCGGCGAGCAACGTTGCGACTTTCTCGGGGTTGTTATCGACGCAGGTAACCTCGTGGCCGACTTCGGCAAAGCACGTGCCGGAGGTAAGACCGACATAGCCGGTCCCGATAATCGTGATCTTCATGTAGATTTAGGGGGGGTGGGTGAAACGCGGGCGTGTCTAGCAGCCTCGCCGCCCTGGCGCAAGTCCCGCGATCGCGGAATTCAGGCGGTTCCGGAGATTTTCGCGGGTTTTGGGGGAGGGGGCGACGAAACGAGCGAAAGGGACGGAAGGAGGGTTTTTCCGGTGTTTTTTGCGGGTTTTCGATGATTTCGTGGCCGCTTGGGCTGCCTTTTCCGGCGTTTCGGCTCAGGCCATCTGTTTCCAGAAGAGGCGGGCGGCGATGCCCAAGCCGATCAGGGCGACGGTGGTGCGGACGGCGACGGCCGGGATCCTCTGGGCGAAATGGGCGCCGAGGAAGTAGCCGGGGATAGAGCCTGCGACCAGCCAGCCGGCGAGCCGCCAATCGACGCTGCCGCAGGCGATGAAGTAGATGACGGAGGCGACATTGCAGAGCAGGGAGAGGAGGGCCTTCAGGGCATTGACGCGGTTCAGGTCGCGCAGGCCGAGGAGGCTGAGGCCGGCCATCATCATGATGCCGATGCCGGCGCCGAAGTAGCCGCCGTAGATGGCGACGCCGGTCTGGAAGGCGAGGCCCCAGGGGCGCGGGCCGGTTGGTTCGGCGTCGTGGCCTTCGCCGCGTTTTTTCTTCAGCCAGCGCTGGATGGGGGCATTCAGGAGGAAGAGGGTGGTGGCCATCAGGAGGAGCCAGGGCACCACGGCATCGAAGTAGGAGGAGGGCAGCGCGAGCAGGAGCCAGCCGCCGGCGAGGCCGCCTAACAGGCTGACGATTCCGAGCGGGAGAATCCACGGCTTCACCTCGGCCAGCCGGTGGCGGAAGGCCCAGACGCTGCCGGGCATGCCGATGAAGAGGGCGACGGTGGAGGTGGTGTTTGCCAAGACGCCGCTGAGGCCCGCGGCCATGAGTGCGGGGAAGGTGAGCATGGTGCCGCCGCCGGCGACGGCATTCATGACCGCGGCGAGGAAGCCAGCGGCGAGGACGATCCATTCCTGGTGACCGGGCACGGGGGAAAGGGAGTCGCTTTACCCGGGAAATGGAACGTCAAAATGTGGTCTTCAAGTTGAGAGGAGGTGGAGATTTCACCGGGGCTTCATCGGGATGGCATCTTGTCGTCCGACCATGCTCTCCGATGAGGCGGCCAGCGATGACGGAGTCGGCGTGGAACAGTCTGGCGGTTCCGCCCTTGGTGATCGTGGCGGCTTTGGTGGGTTTGTTTATGGCGATGGACGGGGTGATCATCGGCTTCTTTCTGTTGGCCTTGCTTCCTCTGCCTCTCCTTGCGTTTTTTCCTCCGCTGCTTTTCGGGACGATGGGGAGATACGGTCAGACGAGGTGGCACCGGGCCTCGTTTGGCGGTGCATCCGTCCTGTCACTGGCGATCATGGTGTTCTTGGCGGTAACCGTGATCCCGTCGCTCGTTTTGAATCCGCCGCGATTTCTTCCGAAGGCGAAGGAGGGGACTCGGGTAGCGCGGCTGGAATTCCGGTTTCCGAAAGTCACCCGCGTGGTGACCGATCCTCATTTCCAACTGCGATTCTACCGGGGAGATGCGCCGGAAGTGGTCTCGCTGCCGGATGGATCGGAAGCGCTGGTATTTCGCGGTGGCGGGGCCGTTCTATCCACATGGGGTGATCAGATGAGTGTGGATGAGAGGGGCTTCAATATCGGCGGGTGGATGGGCGCGCAAACTTCCGACCCTGAAATCCGCGTTACCAAGAAAGGGGAATTTGGCGGGCCTTTATCGGAGATCCATGTCTCTGTGTCGGAGACCCGGGTCTGGGAGGAGCGAGGTGCACACAAGCGAATCCGCCGGTAAGCGCGTGGCTTCCCGGCGGATCGTGGTTGGCGGTTTACATCACTTCAGCGCGCTGAGGTCGGCGCCGTGGTTGATGTGATAGACGGAACCGCCGAGGACGATGGCGGGGACGCTGCGGACGCCGGCTTGCTCGGCTTCGGGGAGGCGGGCGGGGGATTGGCCGAGGTGGACGATTTCCACTTCGAAGCGGGCGGGGTCGAGGGAGGTGGCGAGGGATTGCTCGGCATCGATGCAGACGGGGCAGCCGGCGTGGTAGAAGGTGGCGTGTTGTTTCATGGGATGGAGATGGATGGTGTTGGAGTTGGTGGTTTGGTTTTGCGTTTGAGCGGCGGGTTGCCGTGACGTAGGAAAGCACGCGCGATGAATCGGGAAATCGGGCAGGAATCGGGAGGGTCCCCACCGGAAAGTGCCCGGGTGACAAGCCCGCCGGCGGCGCGGGAAGATGCGGCGGTGAAGCCTGCCTATCTCTCGCTGGAGGACCGGAACCGCTATCGGAGCCTGGAGGACGTGGTGGGGTGCAAGTGGAGCGTCGCAGTGCTCGCAGCGATCGCGCGCGGGGTGAAGCGGCCGGGTGAGCTGGAGCGATTCATTCCGGGGATCTCGGCGAAGGTGCTGGCGGAGCGGTTGAAGAAGCTGCTGGATTACGGACTCGCGGAGAGAACGGAGTTTCCCGGGCTGCCGGCGAGGGTGGAGTATGAGCTTTCGGAAAAGGGGCGGAAGCTGGCCGGGATCATCGAGCAACTGCGCGAGCTCGATGGGCGCTATGGAAGCGGGGAAGAGGAGGAAGTACCATGAACATCGTAGCTCTGCACTATGGTCCGGTGAGGGAAGTGGTCAGCGAGGGCAGCGGCGCCTGGTGGGACAAGGATTGGCGAACGGGCTTTTACAAGGTGCCGCATGAGGTGCCGCAGTGGCTGGGCTATCAGGGCTTCCGCGGGGATGAGCAGGCGGACATGAGATACCACGGCGGGGTGGACAAGGCGGTGTGCGTGTATCCGTCCGAGCACTATGAGTTCTGGAATGGGGTGCCGGATTTGGAGGGACTGCCGACGGGGGCCTTTGGCGAGAATCTAACAACGCGTGGGTTGATCGAGGATGAGGTGTGCGTGGGGGATGTGTTTGAGATCGGCAGCGCGATCGTGCAGGTGTCGCAGCCGCGGCAGCCGTGTTGGAAACTGGCGCGCAGGTGGCATGTGAAGGACTTGGCGGCGCAGGTGGAGCGGAATGGGCGGACGGGGTTTTATTTCCGCGTGCTGTGGCATGGGGAGGTCTCGGCGGGGGATGAGTTTCATCTGCGCGAGCGGCCGTTTGCCGAATGGACGCTGGGGCGTTGCAACCGGATCATGCACCAGCGGGAGGGTGGGGCTGAGGCGGATCGGGGGCTGGCGCTGTGCCCGGCGCTATCGGGGAGCTGGAAGGATGGGCTGTGGAGCCGGGGGCGTGGGCGGGAGAGTGATCCTGCGGCGCGGCGGGATCAGCCGAAGTGAGAGGATCGAGCTGTTAGGGCATGATGCGGTCTTCCGAGACGGCTACCCATGCGCCATCGACCTTTGACTCGATCTTCAGCGTGAGGCCTTCCGGCGCAATCACTCCGTCGGGATAGACTTGAAGGCGGAATGAAGCCTCGCCTTCCTTGCTGGTGACATCGCCTGCGCCATCGGAGTTCCGGTCGGCGTATAGGACATCACTGGTGCCGGTGAGTGAGCCATCGCCGCGAACGTCGACGAAGACCGGTTGATCCTCTTCATCATACATCTCGACGCGAGCAGGAGCGGAGGCGGTGATGCGGAAGTCGGCGGGGGCATCCGAGCTATCCGCGCGCACGAAGTGGTGATGAATGGGGACGCTGTAGAAGGGATTCCCCCGATACTCGCCTGCTTCGACCACGGCGGAGGAAACGCCTGCTTCCGCGTCGTCGATTTTCAGTTCGGAGATCTGGTCCTTTTGACCCGGAGCGCTCCAGACGGTGGACAGCGTTCCCTTGCCGATCGCCCCTGCTGCCGCGGCCAAGCGGATGACCGCGAAGCTACCGGGCTCGATGCGGACCTTCATGAGGCGATCGACTCCCGCGGTGCCGAGAGTCACGCGCGCTTCACCTGATGTTACGTCCCACGTGGCGTCGGCGGGGATGCCGTCGAAGGCGAGCGTGCCTTCCACTGGGATGGTATTCGGATTCGACAAGGTCAGGCGTCCTCGCAAGGGACGACCCACGACGGGAATCACCAGTGAGCGGAGCGGCTGGAGATCCACGGTGCCTTTCTTGTCCGCGGGCTTCTTGGCGATGGCATCGCCTTGCGAACGGGAAGCGAGCAGGGATTTCACCGAGCTACGAATGCGCGCGGGGATTCGCTTTTCATTTTCGGAAAGCCGGGTTGCTTCGGCCGCGGCGGCATCGGAGCTGGAGCGATCACCGCATTTTGCCAGCAGGCAGGAGAGCCGTGCCTGCTCGGCGGGCAGCAGGGCGAAGAGGTCAAAGCTTCGCATCAAGCGGATCGACTCACGGCGCATCGCGAGCGCTTCATCCAAGCGCCCGGAGGCTTCCAGGAATTCGGCATAGAGGGAATAGACCTGGGCCTCGCTGATCTTCTTTCCAGCTGCCCGGTGGTAGGCGAGCAGCAGCTTCAGATCTTCTTCCACGCCGTCCAAGGTGCCTGCAGCGAGACGGAGAACACAGCGCTCTTGGCGAGCGGGCTCGCAGCCATCGGCGACCAGTTCATCCAGCATCCGAGAGCCTTCCGCCTTATTCCCAGATGCCAGCAGGCAGCGGGCGTGGATCAAGGTGGCTCGTTGCCACGTGGGTTTGGTGAGAAAGCCATTCGACTTTGCTTTCTGCGCAAGCTCCGCTGCCTCATTGACCAAAGAGGGATCGAATTCGCCGAGATCAAGACTGCAGGCAATGCGATCGAGCTTGGCCTGCAACTTGCCGCGGCCCTGGTAGGAGTCTGGCCAAGAGGTATCGATGACCCGCTGATACTCGTCCCTCGCCGCTTCTGTTAGTCCAAGGAGAAGAAGGTTGTCGGCGTTGTCACCGACAGCCTCGTACCAAATGTTAGAGACTTCGCCAATCGGCTTCTTGTCCTTACTGGCTTCGGTGACCGCTTCTGACCAGATCTGTGCCCAGACCCGCCATTCCATGGCCTCCTGCCAATGGCCTGCCTGTTCCCGGTCGCCGGCGAGCGAGAGAAAGGCGGAAGCATTCATGCGATCGAAGTTCTCCTCCATCGAGAATTCACCCGTGCGACGGATCGTCGGAGTGCCAAAGGGTGGTCCCTTCGGGACTTCCCGGCGGCGGATCTCAGGAAGCGCGGCGAGGCCCGGGCCGAGATCCGGGTAGGTCCTCGGGTCCAGCTCGAAGCCGCTCCGCCAGAGATTCTCTTCCTGCCAGGCACGGATTTCCTTGGCTCGGCCGAAGCGACGGACGACAGCCAAGCCTCCCAAGGCATTTGAAGTGACGCTGCGTGCGAGTTCCCGGTCGCCACGAGCGAGGGCTGCGCGGAATAGCCAGTCCCACACGTCCGCGGCCCACTCCGGATCCTCGCGGCCGGTGCGGGTCTGGGCCTCGCGCCAAACTTCATTGAAATAGGGACGGAACACTCCGCCCTCCTTCTCAAATGCGGGCGTAATCTCATCCAGTGCCCGCAGGCCTGCCTCTCGTCCGCCTTTCCGGTAGGCTTCCACGACCTTGGCCACCTGGGGCTTGGGGTCGAGCCGCGGGGCATCCTTTGGCAATGACTTCTTCTCCGGGTCGGGCTTGCCGGTAGGGATGCTGCCGAATTCGGCGATGCCGCGGTCCGACTTCACGGTCATCGCCAGGGCCAGCTTCGGGATCTGAGGCTGCTGATAGCAGAAACAGACGAGGTATTCCTTGCCGGGTTCCAAGTCATCCTTCGGGAAGCTCTGCACCAGGAATTCCCGTGCATGCGGGAAGCGCTCATTCACCGACTTGAATGCCCGCGCGGGCTTCTTGAGATACGTGAGTTGGAAGTCCGCGTCACCTTCCACCGGCACGATCGACCAGCGGAAGCGGCCCACCTTCTCGTTGTCCTGTTCCGGGTGCAGGAACATCCACAGCACGGACTGATCGAGCCATTCCGGAGTAGTGAACCGGAAGCCATGATAATACCAGCCATCGATCTCCACGGACTTGGCCGGGGTCAGCAGATGGACGCGGGCAAATCCGTTTTCGTCCTTCCCGAACTCGATTTTCGGAAATTGCGCCGCGGACGAGCGCAGCTTTTCCACTGCTGCCAATTCGCAGCGGGCTACGAAGGGGAAAAGGCAGAGAAGGAATGCGACGATCTTTATCCTCATCATGACCGGAGTCTTCCGGGCTGTTATTAGGATTGCAAGCATGCCGCAGTGGGATGGAAGCCCTCCGGCGGGAACTGCGTGTCGCGGTGGTGGAGGGAGATGTGCCGTTGAAGGTTGAGCCGGGAAGTGCGCACGATGTGCAGCTTCAGGATCCGGGTGGCCGGGAATGGGAGGTTGCACGACGGGCACCGCTCCGCACCCGATGCTGTCGCTCGATTATTTCAGTGTGGCTGGGACTGCGGAAATTCGGAGATGACCGCCGGATCAGCACGGGCCAAGCCGATCTGGGGGCGTATCGGGCGCTGGGGGCGCCGGGATTTGAGGAAAAGGGTCGTTTCGCCAAGGAAGTGCTCGGGATCAAGGATTGGAGCGAGGTGCGGCACCGCGGGCCGGTGACGGGGGAGTGAGGAGGGCGGAATCGGTGCGAATCGGGCATTGAAAAAGCCGTTTTCCCGGCCAATCTCCCCGCCCCATGTCCGAACGGAAGACTCTCGAAGAACGCGCCCAAATGACGGATCTGGAGCGCCTGCGCCACTCCTGCGCCCACGTGATGGCGACTGCCATCCTGCGCATTTGGCCGGACGCCCAGTTCGCCTACGGGCCGCCGATCGAGAGTGGATTCTACTACGACTTCGAGATGAAGCACCGGATCACGCCGGATGATTTCGAGAAGATCGAGGCGGAGATGAAGAAGATCTCGAAGGAGAACCAGAAGTTCGAGCGCCGGGTGCTGACGCGCGACGAAGCTAAGGCGATGGCCGAGAGCGGTCGCCTCGGCGGTCTTTCCGAGCGTCCGGGCAATGCGAGTCGTTTCAAGCTGGACCTGATCGACAAGATTCCGGAGGGCGAGGAGATCTCCTGCTTCCAGAATGGTGAGTTCATCGACCTCTGCGCGGGGCCCCATGTGGGCTACTCGGGCAAGTGCAAGAACGTGAAGCTGATGTCGGTGTCGTCGTCCTTCTACCTGGGCGATGAGTCGAAGGGTCAGCTGCAGCGGCTTTATGGAACGGCTTTTGAATCGAAGGAATTGTTAGAAGAGCACCTGGTGCGCTTGGAGGAGGCGAAGAAGCGCGATCACCGCCGCCTTGGCCGTGAGCTGCATCTTTTCCACATCGATGAAGCGGTCGGGCAGGGCCTGATCCTGTGGAAGCCGAAGGGTGCGCTGGTGCGTCGTGCGTTGCAGGATTTCATCACGGCGGAGCTGGACAAGCAGGGCTACTCGCAGGTCTTCACGCCGCACATCGGCAAGCTGGACCTTTACCGCACGTCGGGGCACTTCCCCTACTATCAGGAGAGCCAGTATCCGGCGATTCCCGAGCGTGATGTGCTCGAGAAGCTGGCGGATGAGGACACGACCTGCGCGCAGCTGATCAATGGTCTCAGCGATGGCACCTACGAGGGCTACATGCTGAAGCCGATGAATTGCCCGCACCACATCAAGATCTTCGCGAGCGAGCACCGCTCGTATCGTGATCTGCCGGTGCGCTTGGCGGAATTCGGCACGGTGTATCGCTGGGAGCAATCCGGCGAGCTCGGCGGGATGACGCGCGTGCGCGGCTTCACGCAGGATGATGCGCACCTTTTCTGCACGCCGGATCAGATCGCGAAGGAGCTGATCGGCTGCCTGAGCCTGGTGAAGACGGTGCTGACGACGCTCGGCATGACGGATTACCGCGTGCGCGTCGGCTTGCGTGATCCGGATGACAGCAAGTTCACGGGTGATCCTGCGAAGTGGGATCTGGCGGAGGCGGCTTGTCGTGAGGCGGCGGCGACGCTTGATGTGCCCTATACCGAGGAAGCGGGTGAGGCGGCGTTCTACGGGCCGAAGATCGACTTCGTGGTGAAGGACGTGATCGGCCGCGATTGGCAACTGGGCACGGTGCAGGTGGACTACGTGCTGCCGGAGCGCTTCAAGCTCGAGTATGTGGGTGCGGATAACACGACGCACCGGCCGGTGATGATTCAC from Luteolibacter sp. Y139 includes the following:
- the rsmB gene encoding 16S rRNA (cytosine(967)-C(5))-methyltransferase RsmB — encoded protein: MKSPRRAAVSILRAWTKGHAYAENLIERHASRNDLSSADRALLNAIVLGVLRNLRLLDHWIGELRKGKLDDETRDILRVGLCQLLILELPDHAAVFETVELGKSASRGLINAVMRRAAATKKKLLDLSEVPPAVACSHPDWLLKRWKKAYGKDEAIELMLFNNQPAPTIARINPLAPASADLPPAPRSQEEDEETTVPDLPDGFFQIEGPIPTQLLASGAIYIQDPATRHCVDLLDPRPGERILDACAAPGGKAFLIAAAQRGGKDLICTDSNEKRLPRLRENLERLHIKDTEIDCHDWSTPAPAKWHASFDAILLDVPCSNTGVFRRRVDVRWRIKPSDITELTKLQRQIIENALPCLKPGGRLVYSTCSIEAEENTGLIEALLADHPELSLEGTHQALPQRDGTDGAFAALLRLA
- a CDS encoding UDP-glucose dehydrogenase family protein; the encoded protein is MKITIIGTGYVGLTSGTCFAEVGHEVTCVDNNPEKVATLLAGKVPIYEPGLEELVKSNVAAGRLKFTTSTEEGVKSGEVIFIAVPTPPQPDGSVDLSFIEKVAREIAQCLTPELGYRVIVDKSTVPVKTGDKVEQTVRRYAPAGVEFGVVSNPEFLREGCAVDDLLHPDRVVIGSNDDRALAYMQKIYEPFVAPVLVTDINSAELIKHAANSFLALKISYINAVANICEASGADVEKVAEGIGMDKRIGRSFLNAGLGYGGSCFPKDIKAFIHISESLGQPFGLLKEVEKINFDQLDRFLAKIREKLWVFREKKIALWGLAFKQNTDDVRESVAIKLCQKMLSEGAVVAATDPEALGTAQKFGELTGSISYHTDMYETLDGADALVIGTEWPAYAKADLHEIKKRLRTPLVFDGRNLIDPKDAKAAGLEYISIGR
- a CDS encoding sulfite exporter TauE/SafE family protein, translated to MPGHQEWIVLAAGFLAAVMNAVAGGGTMLTFPALMAAGLSGVLANTTSTVALFIGMPGSVWAFRHRLAEVKPWILPLGIVSLLGGLAGGWLLLALPSSYFDAVVPWLLLMATTLFLLNAPIQRWLKKKRGEGHDAEPTGPRPWGLAFQTGVAIYGGYFGAGIGIMMMAGLSLLGLRDLNRVNALKALLSLLCNVASVIYFIACGSVDWRLAGWLVAGSIPGYFLGAHFAQRIPAVAVRTTVALIGLGIAARLFWKQMA
- a CDS encoding winged helix-turn-helix transcriptional regulator gives rise to the protein MNREIGQESGGSPPESARVTSPPAAREDAAVKPAYLSLEDRNRYRSLEDVVGCKWSVAVLAAIARGVKRPGELERFIPGISAKVLAERLKKLLDYGLAERTEFPGLPARVEYELSEKGRKLAGIIEQLRELDGRYGSGEEEEVP
- a CDS encoding MOSC domain-containing protein; its protein translation is MNIVALHYGPVREVVSEGSGAWWDKDWRTGFYKVPHEVPQWLGYQGFRGDEQADMRYHGGVDKAVCVYPSEHYEFWNGVPDLEGLPTGAFGENLTTRGLIEDEVCVGDVFEIGSAIVQVSQPRQPCWKLARRWHVKDLAAQVERNGRTGFYFRVLWHGEVSAGDEFHLRERPFAEWTLGRCNRIMHQREGGAEADRGLALCPALSGSWKDGLWSRGRGRESDPAARRDQPK
- the thrS gene encoding threonine--tRNA ligase, whose product is MSERKTLEERAQMTDLERLRHSCAHVMATAILRIWPDAQFAYGPPIESGFYYDFEMKHRITPDDFEKIEAEMKKISKENQKFERRVLTRDEAKAMAESGRLGGLSERPGNASRFKLDLIDKIPEGEEISCFQNGEFIDLCAGPHVGYSGKCKNVKLMSVSSSFYLGDESKGQLQRLYGTAFESKELLEEHLVRLEEAKKRDHRRLGRELHLFHIDEAVGQGLILWKPKGALVRRALQDFITAELDKQGYSQVFTPHIGKLDLYRTSGHFPYYQESQYPAIPERDVLEKLADEDTTCAQLINGLSDGTYEGYMLKPMNCPHHIKIFASEHRSYRDLPVRLAEFGTVYRWEQSGELGGMTRVRGFTQDDAHLFCTPDQIAKELIGCLSLVKTVLTTLGMTDYRVRVGLRDPDDSKFTGDPAKWDLAEAACREAAATLDVPYTEEAGEAAFYGPKIDFVVKDVIGRDWQLGTVQVDYVLPERFKLEYVGADNTTHRPVMIHRAPFGSLERFTGLLIEHFEGKFPTWLAPEQVRVLPISDKFLEAAEALTTQLAEAGVRVSLDSSSDKVGAKIRNTRLDRVPYMLVLGAKEIEEGTVSVRHRDKDDLGAKPVGEFIAEIVAEIKERRL